A window of the Proteus terrae subsp. cibarius genome harbors these coding sequences:
- the lipA gene encoding lipoyl synthase, giving the protein MSKPIQMERGVKYRDADKMALIPVKTVATEREQLLRKPDWMKIKLPADSSKIQGIKAAMRKNGLHSVCEEASCPNLAECFNHGTATFMILGAICTRRCPFCDVAHGRPNAPDPQEPEKLAQTIKDMGLRYVVITSVDRDDLRDGGAQHFADCIAAIRAKNPTIRIETLVPDFRGRMDKALEILTDTPPDVFNHNLENVPRVYRQVRPGANYQWSLTLLERFKQAHPDIPTKSGLMVGLGETNEEIIDVMRDLRKHGVTMLTLGQYLQPSRHHLPVQRYVSPDEFEYMKEQALAMGFTHAACGPFVRSSYHADLQAQGIEVK; this is encoded by the coding sequence ATGAGTAAACCTATTCAGATGGAACGCGGAGTTAAATATCGCGACGCCGATAAAATGGCACTTATTCCTGTTAAAACAGTCGCTACAGAACGTGAACAACTGCTACGCAAACCTGATTGGATGAAAATAAAGCTACCCGCTGACTCAAGTAAAATTCAGGGTATCAAAGCAGCAATGCGTAAAAATGGCCTTCATTCCGTCTGTGAAGAAGCTTCTTGTCCTAACCTTGCTGAGTGTTTTAACCACGGAACGGCAACCTTTATGATCTTGGGCGCAATTTGTACACGCCGTTGCCCATTCTGCGATGTCGCTCATGGCCGCCCTAATGCTCCTGATCCTCAAGAGCCAGAAAAACTTGCTCAAACCATTAAAGATATGGGGTTACGCTACGTCGTAATTACGTCCGTAGACCGTGATGATTTACGTGATGGCGGAGCTCAACATTTTGCTGATTGTATTGCTGCAATTCGTGCAAAAAACCCAACAATCCGTATTGAAACATTAGTTCCTGATTTCCGTGGTCGTATGGATAAAGCACTTGAGATCCTCACTGACACTCCACCAGATGTCTTTAACCATAACTTAGAGAATGTTCCTCGCGTTTATCGCCAAGTACGTCCAGGTGCTAACTATCAATGGTCGCTGACATTGTTAGAGCGTTTTAAGCAAGCTCACCCAGATATTCCAACAAAATCAGGTTTGATGGTCGGTCTTGGGGAAACCAACGAAGAAATTATTGACGTTATGCGTGATCTGCGTAAACATGGGGTAACGATGCTGACATTAGGGCAATATTTACAGCCAAGCCGTCACCATCTTCCTGTTCAACGCTACGTCAGTCCTGACGAGTTTGAATATATGAAAGAGCAAGCACTTGCGATGGGCTTTACCCATGCAGCTTGTGGGCCGTTTGTTCGCTCGTCTTATCATGCTGATCTTCAAGCTCAGGGGATTGAGGTTAAATAA
- the dacA gene encoding D-alanyl-D-alanine carboxypeptidase DacA codes for MKQILPAKLLRKSLLSATFALLTVSHQGIAEDSLKTMIPAVPSIEAESYILIDYNSGKVLAEMNADVRRDPASLTKMMTSYVIGQSIRAGKISNSDIVPIGEEAWATGNPVFRGSSLMFLKPGDQVTVAQLTRGINLQSGNDACVAMASYIAGSQDTFVTMMNDYVKRLGLQNTQFQTVHGLDAPGQYSSARDMALIGAALIRDVPDEYAIYKEKEYTYNNIRQTNRNGLLWDTSLNVDGIKTGHTASAGYNLVASATEGDMRLISAVMGGHSSKGRDAESKKLLTWGFRFFETVKPLQVGKEFAAEPIWYGETDKVQLGVDKDVYLTIPRGRLKDLKASYILDNVELHAPVAKNQVVGTINFQLDGQVIEQRPLVVMNEVKEGGFFSRIIDYIKLLFSHWFG; via the coding sequence ATGAAACAGATACTCCCAGCAAAATTACTAAGAAAAAGCCTATTAAGTGCCACTTTTGCTTTACTCACAGTAAGCCATCAAGGTATTGCGGAAGATTCCCTAAAAACAATGATACCAGCTGTTCCTAGTATCGAAGCCGAATCTTATATTCTTATTGATTATAATTCTGGGAAAGTATTGGCTGAAATGAACGCTGACGTTCGCCGTGATCCTGCAAGTTTAACCAAAATGATGACCAGTTATGTTATCGGTCAATCCATTCGTGCTGGTAAAATCTCTAATAGCGATATCGTACCCATTGGTGAAGAAGCATGGGCAACAGGTAATCCTGTTTTTCGTGGCTCTTCTTTAATGTTCTTAAAACCTGGCGACCAAGTTACTGTCGCACAATTAACCCGTGGCATTAATTTACAATCAGGTAATGATGCTTGTGTCGCAATGGCCTCTTATATTGCCGGAAGCCAAGATACATTTGTAACCATGATGAACGATTACGTTAAACGCCTCGGTTTACAAAATACACAATTCCAAACCGTTCATGGTCTTGATGCTCCGGGGCAATATAGCTCGGCTCGCGATATGGCACTAATTGGTGCTGCATTAATTCGCGATGTACCTGATGAATATGCCATCTATAAAGAAAAAGAATACACCTACAACAATATCCGCCAAACTAACCGAAATGGTTTGTTGTGGGATACCAGTTTAAATGTTGACGGTATTAAAACAGGTCATACAGCATCAGCAGGTTATAACCTCGTCGCTTCTGCAACTGAAGGTGATATGCGTTTAATTTCTGCAGTTATGGGTGGTCATTCATCTAAAGGCCGTGATGCTGAAAGTAAAAAATTACTTACTTGGGGTTTTCGTTTCTTTGAAACTGTAAAACCATTGCAAGTGGGTAAAGAATTCGCAGCTGAACCTATCTGGTATGGTGAAACAGATAAAGTACAATTAGGGGTAGATAAAGATGTTTATTTAACTATTCCTCGTGGTCGTTTAAAAGATTTAAAAGCAAGCTATATTCTTGATAATGTAGAATTACATGCGCCAGTAGCTAAAAATCAAGTTGTGGGAACCATTAATTTCCAACTTGATGGTCAAGTTATCGAACAGCGCCCGCTAGTTGTGATGAATGAAGTAAAAGAAGGTGGTTTCTTTAGCCGTATTATCGACTATATCAAATTATTATTCTCACACTGGTTTGGCTAA
- the nrdE gene encoding class 1b ribonucleoside-diphosphate reductase subunit alpha — MTQSTEQLDYHALNAMLNLYDEQGNIQFDKDKLATHHFFRQHVNQNTVFFHDLKEKLEFLVQQHYYEEQVLEQYEFTFIKQLFKHAYSKKFRFQSFLGAFKYYTSYTLKTFDGERYLERYEDRVCMVALTLAQGNTDLAIHLVDEIISGRFQPATPTFLNCGKQQRGELVSCFLLRIEDNMESIGRSVNSALQLSKRGGGVAFLLTNLREAGAPIKRIENQSSGVVPVMKMLEDAFSYANQLGARQGAGAVYLHAHHPDIYHFLDTKRENADEKVRIKTLSLGVVIPDITFELAKRNEDMYLFSPYDVERVYGVPMSEISVSEKYSEMVNNAQIRKKKIKAREFFQTLAEIQFESGYPYIMFEDAVNRANPIAGRINMSNLCSEILQVNSASEYHPDLSYRHIGHDISCNLGSMNIAMAMDSPNFAHTVSTAIRALSNVSEMTKIESVPSIEKGNLASHAIGLGQMNLHGYLAREGIYYGSEEALDFTNIYFYTVTYYALLASNQLAIEKKQHFKGFENSKYATGEYFNKYVSQQWLPKTQKIHQLFSQSNVHIPTQEDWQTLKQSIMTHGIYNQNLQAIPPTGSISYINHSTSSIHPIAAPIEIRKEGKIGRVYYPAPFMTNENRQYYQDAYEIGAEKIIDTYAEASQHIDQGLSLTLFFSDEATTRDINKAQIYAWRKGIKTLYYIRIRQSALAGTEIKGCVSCAL, encoded by the coding sequence ATGACACAATCAACAGAACAACTGGATTACCATGCATTGAATGCCATGCTAAATCTCTATGATGAGCAAGGTAATATTCAGTTTGATAAAGATAAATTAGCGACACACCATTTTTTTCGTCAACATGTAAATCAAAACACTGTATTTTTTCATGATCTAAAAGAAAAACTCGAGTTCTTAGTACAACAACACTATTACGAAGAACAAGTGTTAGAACAGTATGAGTTTACCTTTATTAAACAGCTATTTAAACATGCTTATAGTAAAAAATTTCGCTTTCAATCATTCCTTGGTGCTTTTAAGTACTACACCAGTTACACCTTAAAAACGTTTGATGGAGAGCGCTATCTAGAGCGCTATGAAGATCGAGTTTGTATGGTGGCTCTCACGCTAGCACAAGGCAATACTGACCTTGCTATTCATCTTGTAGATGAAATTATTAGTGGTCGTTTTCAACCCGCTACGCCGACTTTTTTAAATTGTGGAAAACAACAACGTGGTGAATTGGTTTCCTGCTTTCTATTGCGTATAGAAGATAATATGGAGTCTATCGGTCGCTCGGTAAATTCCGCGTTACAGCTTTCTAAACGAGGCGGTGGCGTTGCATTTTTGCTCACCAATTTACGTGAAGCAGGCGCTCCGATTAAACGTATAGAAAATCAATCTTCTGGTGTGGTTCCTGTCATGAAAATGCTTGAAGATGCTTTTTCTTATGCAAACCAATTAGGTGCAAGACAAGGTGCCGGTGCTGTTTATCTTCATGCTCACCATCCTGATATTTATCATTTTCTTGATACTAAAAGAGAGAATGCAGATGAAAAAGTTCGAATAAAAACCCTCTCTTTAGGCGTTGTTATCCCTGATATCACGTTTGAATTAGCAAAACGCAATGAAGATATGTATCTCTTCTCACCTTATGATGTAGAACGAGTTTATGGCGTACCTATGTCCGAAATAAGTGTTAGCGAAAAATACAGTGAAATGGTGAATAACGCGCAAATTCGTAAGAAGAAAATTAAAGCGAGGGAGTTTTTTCAAACACTTGCCGAAATTCAATTTGAGTCTGGCTACCCTTATATCATGTTTGAAGATGCTGTAAATCGAGCTAATCCTATCGCGGGTAGAATTAATATGAGCAATCTTTGCTCTGAAATTTTACAAGTCAACAGTGCCAGTGAGTATCACCCAGACTTAAGCTATCGCCATATCGGTCATGATATCAGTTGTAATTTAGGCTCTATGAATATTGCTATGGCAATGGATTCACCTAATTTTGCACATACCGTCAGCACGGCAATTAGAGCATTAAGCAATGTTTCTGAAATGACAAAAATTGAGTCCGTTCCTTCTATTGAAAAAGGCAATCTCGCGTCTCATGCCATTGGTTTAGGACAAATGAATTTACATGGCTACTTAGCGCGTGAAGGGATTTATTACGGCTCTGAGGAAGCGTTAGATTTCACTAATATCTATTTTTATACCGTCACTTACTATGCGTTGTTAGCTTCAAACCAATTAGCGATTGAGAAAAAACAGCACTTTAAAGGCTTTGAAAATTCGAAATATGCAACGGGTGAATATTTTAATAAATATGTATCACAACAATGGTTGCCTAAAACACAAAAAATCCACCAGCTATTTAGCCAATCTAATGTTCATATTCCAACACAAGAAGATTGGCAGACTCTCAAGCAATCTATTATGACGCATGGGATCTATAACCAAAACTTACAAGCGATACCACCAACGGGATCTATTTCCTATATTAACCACTCTACATCGAGTATTCATCCTATTGCCGCACCAATAGAAATTAGAAAAGAAGGTAAAATTGGGCGAGTTTATTACCCAGCCCCCTTTATGACCAATGAAAACCGTCAGTATTATCAAGATGCATATGAAATTGGGGCTGAAAAAATTATTGATACTTATGCTGAGGCTTCTCAACATATCGACCAAGGTTTATCGCTCACATTATTCTTTTCTGATGAAGCAACAACCCGAGATATTAACAAAGCGCAAATATATGCATGGCGTAAAGGTATTAAAACCTTGTATTACATTCGTATCCGACAATCTGCATTAGCAGGTACTGAAATCAAAGGCTGTGTTTCGTGCGCACTTTAA
- the cspE gene encoding transcription antiterminator/RNA stability regulator CspE, with protein MSKLKGNVKWFNETKGFGFITPEDGSKDVFVHFSAITSEGFKTLAEGQKVEFEVTDGAKGPSAANVVAI; from the coding sequence ATGTCTAAATTAAAAGGTAACGTTAAGTGGTTTAACGAAACTAAAGGTTTTGGTTTTATCACTCCAGAAGATGGCAGCAAAGATGTATTTGTACACTTTTCCGCTATTACATCAGAAGGCTTTAAAACCCTTGCTGAAGGTCAAAAAGTAGAGTTTGAAGTTACTGACGGCGCGAAAGGGCCATCTGCTGCAAACGTTGTCGCTATCTAA
- a CDS encoding glutaredoxin family protein — protein sequence MSVILYTKPNCVQCSATERALKQKNIPFVAVDLTKDTQALARIVSMGYRQVPVVVHGEQHWSGFCPDKIRQITL from the coding sequence ATGTCTGTTATCCTCTATACCAAACCGAATTGTGTTCAATGCAGTGCCACAGAACGTGCTTTAAAACAGAAAAACATTCCGTTTGTTGCAGTTGATCTTACCAAAGATACACAAGCTCTCGCCCGTATCGTTTCTATGGGATATCGCCAAGTACCTGTTGTAGTTCACGGTGAACAACATTGGTCGGGTTTCTGCCCTGATAAAATCAGACAGATCACGCTCTAA
- the ybeD gene encoding DUF493 family protein YbeD, translated as MKTKLNELLEFPCSFTYKVMGHAKPELVDQVVEVIQRHAPGDYTPSVKPSSKGNYHSVSITINATHIDQVETLYKELGELELVRMVL; from the coding sequence ATGAAAACAAAATTAAATGAACTATTAGAGTTCCCATGTTCTTTCACTTATAAAGTGATGGGTCATGCAAAACCAGAACTAGTAGATCAAGTCGTTGAAGTCATTCAACGCCATGCGCCTGGTGATTACACTCCTTCAGTAAAGCCAAGTAGTAAAGGTAATTACCACTCTGTTTCTATTACCATCAACGCAACTCATATTGATCAAGTAGAAACATTATATAAAGAATTAGGTGAACTTGAACTGGTGCGTATGGTTCTGTAA
- the crcB gene encoding fluoride efflux transporter CrcB, translating into MLNIAIAVFIGGGLGSVLRWLISYRLNSIFPHFATGTFIANCIGAFIIAFGIAWFSKAPHIDPIWKIMLTTGFCGGLTTFSTFSVEVVALLTEGKIGWALSTMGANLAGSFLMTAFAFWLLREM; encoded by the coding sequence ATGCTTAATATTGCAATTGCTGTATTTATAGGTGGTGGTTTAGGTAGTGTATTACGCTGGCTGATTAGCTACCGCCTAAATTCTATTTTTCCTCATTTTGCCACAGGTACCTTTATTGCTAACTGCATTGGTGCTTTTATTATTGCCTTTGGTATCGCTTGGTTTAGCAAAGCACCACATATTGATCCTATTTGGAAAATTATGCTAACTACTGGCTTTTGTGGTGGCCTGACAACATTTTCAACCTTTTCTGTCGAAGTTGTCGCACTCTTAACTGAAGGGAAGATAGGATGGGCATTAAGTACGATGGGCGCTAATTTGGCAGGCTCATTTTTAATGACCGCATTTGCATTTTGGTTACTACGCGAGATGTAA
- the nrdI gene encoding class Ib ribonucleoside-diphosphate reductase assembly flavoprotein NrdI, which yields MQTAPLIYFSSRSENCHRFVQKLNLNATRIIEAETLLATQPFVLLCPTYGGGGTKGAVPKAVIQFLNIPGNRQLIRGVIASGNTNFGAAYGLAGDIIAQKCQVPFLYRFELLGTPEDVYRVKIGLSTFWSSLTDQCITR from the coding sequence ATGCAAACTGCACCTTTGATCTATTTTTCAAGTCGTTCTGAAAACTGCCATCGCTTTGTACAAAAACTCAATTTAAATGCGACCAGAATTATTGAAGCTGAAACATTGCTTGCAACGCAACCCTTTGTGTTGCTTTGCCCAACTTATGGTGGCGGTGGTACTAAAGGTGCAGTTCCTAAGGCGGTTATTCAATTTTTAAATATTCCTGGAAACCGTCAATTAATACGTGGAGTCATTGCTTCTGGAAATACTAATTTCGGTGCAGCTTACGGATTAGCTGGCGATATTATTGCACAAAAATGCCAAGTCCCTTTTTTGTATCGATTTGAATTATTAGGCACACCAGAAGATGTATATCGCGTAAAAATAGGTTTAAGTACATTTTGGTCAAGTCTTACTGACCAATGCATTACGAGATAA
- a CDS encoding methylated-DNA--[protein]-cysteine S-methyltransferase: protein MYQDYLDAPKGFPKPYISITANEKGITSLYFVNDKEVAVNSSPVINQCIKQLKEYFAGKRTTFSVPLAPEGTEFQNRVWKTLQTIPYGEIWSYKKLALTLGSVNYCRAVGMANSRNPISLIIPCHRVIGHNGKLVGYTGGLDIKRWLLQYEKVEVDE, encoded by the coding sequence ATGTACCAAGACTATCTCGATGCACCTAAAGGCTTTCCAAAACCCTATATCTCTATTACTGCAAATGAAAAAGGGATCACGAGTCTCTATTTTGTGAATGACAAAGAGGTTGCTGTAAATTCAAGTCCTGTTATTAACCAATGTATAAAACAATTAAAAGAGTATTTTGCAGGTAAACGCACGACATTTTCGGTGCCATTAGCGCCAGAAGGAACGGAATTTCAAAACCGTGTTTGGAAGACATTACAAACCATCCCTTATGGTGAAATTTGGAGTTATAAAAAATTGGCGCTTACATTAGGTTCGGTCAATTATTGCCGAGCGGTAGGAATGGCAAACTCACGCAACCCAATTTCTTTAATTATTCCTTGTCATCGAGTTATTGGTCATAACGGTAAGCTAGTCGGCTATACTGGTGGATTAGATATTAAGCGTTGGCTACTTCAATATGAAAAAGTAGAAGTCGATGAATAG
- the lipB gene encoding lipoyl(octanoyl) transferase LipB, producing the protein MKIFTVQDKTIIIRQLGVKPYLPVSDSMHQFTEKRESHTPDEIWLVQHEQVFTQGQAGKAEHLLNTGAIPVIQSDRGGQVTYHGPGQQVMYVLIDLKRNHIGVRQLVTALENTVIDTLAEFNVEAYARADAPGVYVKGDKICSLGLRIRKGCSFHGLALNIDMDLSPFARINPCGYSDLKMTQLIDFAPNTTTTQVAPLLVKHFCTQLGFQPQQ; encoded by the coding sequence ATGAAGATTTTCACGGTGCAAGACAAGACAATCATTATTCGCCAATTAGGTGTGAAACCCTATTTACCGGTTTCTGATTCTATGCATCAGTTTACGGAAAAACGGGAAAGTCACACACCTGATGAAATATGGCTAGTTCAACATGAACAGGTTTTTACCCAAGGCCAAGCAGGTAAAGCTGAACACTTATTAAATACGGGAGCTATCCCTGTTATTCAATCTGATCGTGGTGGCCAAGTAACTTATCATGGCCCTGGTCAACAAGTGATGTATGTTTTAATTGATTTAAAACGCAATCATATAGGTGTTCGTCAATTAGTCACCGCTCTTGAAAACACCGTTATAGATACGCTAGCAGAGTTTAATGTAGAAGCTTATGCTCGCGCTGATGCACCTGGCGTTTATGTGAAGGGTGATAAAATTTGCTCTTTAGGATTGCGTATCCGTAAAGGTTGTTCCTTTCATGGACTTGCGCTCAATATCGATATGGATTTATCTCCTTTTGCTCGAATAAATCCTTGTGGTTATTCTGATCTAAAAATGACGCAATTAATTGATTTTGCACCGAATACGACAACGACACAGGTAGCACCGTTATTAGTTAAGCATTTTTGTACACAACTAGGATTTCAACCACAGCAATAA
- the mrdB gene encoding peptidoglycan glycosyltransferase MrdB (rod shape-determining protein RodA): MTENNKKKSFWTRIHIDPLFLLCILALLGYSAFIMWSASGQDPEMMQRKLGQIAMGFMIMIVMAQIPPRVYESWAPHLYFFCVILLILVDVFGQISKGAQRWLDLGIVRFQPSEIAKIAVPLMVARFMNRDVCPPTLRNTAIALVLIFVPTLLVAAQPDLGTSILVAASGLFVLFLAGMSWRLITVAIILVAAFIPILWFFLMHDYQQARVMMLLDPESDPLGAGYHIIQSKIAIGSGGLHGKGWLQGTQSQLEFLPERHTDFIFAVLAEELGLIGVLILLTLYILLIARGLYLATKAQNTFGRVMIGGLMLIFFVYVFVNIGMVSGILPVVGVPLPLMSYGGSALIVLMAGFGIVMSIHTHRKLLSKSL; encoded by the coding sequence ATGACTGAAAATAATAAGAAAAAATCCTTCTGGACACGGATCCATATCGACCCGTTATTCTTACTTTGTATTCTTGCGTTATTAGGATACAGCGCGTTTATTATGTGGAGTGCCAGCGGGCAAGATCCAGAAATGATGCAACGTAAGTTAGGACAGATTGCTATGGGGTTCATGATCATGATAGTCATGGCACAAATCCCACCAAGAGTCTATGAAAGCTGGGCTCCTCATCTCTATTTCTTTTGTGTTATTTTACTTATTCTTGTTGATGTCTTTGGGCAAATCAGTAAAGGAGCACAACGTTGGCTAGATTTAGGTATTGTTCGTTTTCAGCCTTCAGAAATCGCTAAAATAGCGGTGCCTTTAATGGTCGCTCGATTTATGAATCGCGATGTGTGCCCTCCTACATTACGTAATACGGCTATTGCTCTGGTACTTATTTTTGTACCAACTTTATTAGTCGCCGCACAGCCCGATTTAGGAACATCCATTCTTGTTGCCGCATCGGGTTTATTTGTTCTTTTTCTTGCGGGAATGAGTTGGCGCCTTATCACCGTGGCTATTATTCTTGTTGCCGCTTTTATCCCCATACTCTGGTTTTTCCTCATGCATGATTACCAGCAAGCACGGGTAATGATGCTTCTCGACCCTGAATCAGACCCGCTTGGGGCAGGATATCATATCATCCAATCTAAAATTGCCATTGGTTCTGGTGGATTACATGGAAAAGGATGGTTACAAGGCACTCAATCTCAATTAGAATTCTTACCTGAGCGCCATACAGACTTTATTTTTGCTGTATTGGCGGAAGAACTCGGATTAATTGGTGTTTTGATACTACTGACTCTTTATATACTCTTAATCGCGCGAGGCCTTTACCTTGCAACGAAAGCACAAAATACATTTGGTAGAGTAATGATTGGCGGGTTAATGCTAATTTTCTTTGTCTATGTCTTTGTCAATATAGGGATGGTGAGTGGCATTCTTCCTGTTGTAGGTGTTCCGTTGCCGCTAATGAGTTATGGAGGCTCGGCCCTTATTGTATTAATGGCCGGGTTTGGTATCGTGATGTCGATTCATACACACCGAAAACTACTATCGAAAAGTTTATAA
- the rlpA gene encoding endolytic peptidoglycan transglycosylase RlpA — MRLQWVLISISALLLSGCVIDKPNTNKQPAPLPNVPAQRVLGAEPRYEPYHPTANQDYRKNGVVYRIVSDPANFSERGEAVVYDSLAMSRLTTIGERINPYEFAVAHPTLPIPSYAKITNLLNGRTMVVRINDRGPYVNGKQIQVTPAVSDSLRLMPTTPLLIEGIVVDQNGHMSGIGTHGAQIEKKTTALPERPNFNAQPATVTSAPLATSTPVNNTTPVEPSAPVQVKAPTPLPTPAPAKAEAPKPVLPSNSIAQGFYVQVGALSNENNAQFWLNDLSSLFNTQGVINKIDGLYKVQLGPYSSKDQAEMIKNKLKQVKDITGFIITQ; from the coding sequence ATGCGTCTGCAATGGGTTTTGATTAGTATCAGTGCATTGCTACTGTCAGGGTGTGTTATTGATAAACCGAATACCAATAAACAGCCAGCACCATTACCCAATGTGCCAGCTCAACGTGTTCTCGGTGCAGAGCCACGTTACGAGCCTTATCACCCTACGGCGAATCAAGATTACCGAAAAAATGGGGTGGTTTACCGTATTGTGTCTGATCCTGCAAACTTTAGTGAGCGAGGAGAAGCTGTTGTCTATGATAGTTTAGCGATGAGTCGTTTAACTACCATTGGTGAACGCATTAATCCCTATGAGTTTGCAGTCGCTCATCCTACATTACCGATCCCAAGCTATGCGAAAATTACAAACTTGCTTAATGGGCGCACAATGGTTGTACGTATTAACGACCGTGGCCCTTACGTCAATGGAAAACAGATCCAAGTCACTCCAGCGGTTTCTGATAGTTTACGTTTAATGCCGACAACACCATTGCTTATTGAAGGAATTGTTGTTGACCAAAATGGTCATATGAGCGGTATTGGTACACATGGTGCGCAGATAGAGAAGAAAACAACCGCATTGCCTGAGCGCCCTAACTTTAATGCTCAGCCAGCAACAGTAACATCGGCGCCATTAGCAACATCAACGCCAGTCAACAACACTACACCTGTTGAGCCATCGGCTCCAGTGCAAGTAAAAGCGCCTACTCCACTTCCAACGCCAGCTCCTGCAAAGGCGGAAGCACCAAAACCAGTATTACCTTCAAATTCCATAGCACAAGGCTTTTATGTCCAAGTTGGTGCTCTCAGTAACGAAAATAATGCACAGTTTTGGCTCAATGATTTATCGTCACTATTTAATACCCAAGGTGTGATCAACAAAATAGATGGATTATATAAAGTGCAACTAGGCCCTTATTCATCTAAAGATCAAGCTGAAATGATAAAAAACAAGCTAAAACAAGTTAAAGATATCACTGGGTTTATTATTACCCAATAA